One stretch of Balneola sp. MJW-20 DNA includes these proteins:
- a CDS encoding SDR family NAD(P)-dependent oxidoreductase, giving the protein MSTNDRLKNKNVLITGATAGIGKATAFEFASRDANLILTGRRGEKLKAIAHEIKEEYSVKVVTAAFDIQSWDACLNFVNNLDQQVDILVNNAGLSRGLDPIYEGKKEDWDEMIDTNVKGLLALSRLIIPQMKDRNEGHVINIGSIAGHEVYPGGVVYTATKHAVKAITEASKRDLHGTKVRVSMVSPGLVETEFSKVRFHGDEEKAENVYKGMQALTAQDIAEIIVFTADRPPHVNIMDTIVLPVDQSSSTMVHRNE; this is encoded by the coding sequence ATGAGCACCAACGATCGACTTAAAAACAAAAATGTATTGATCACCGGTGCCACAGCCGGGATCGGCAAAGCAACGGCTTTTGAATTCGCTTCTAGAGATGCAAACCTGATCCTGACCGGCCGCCGTGGCGAAAAGCTAAAGGCTATTGCCCACGAGATAAAAGAGGAATACTCTGTAAAGGTTGTCACTGCAGCTTTTGATATACAATCCTGGGACGCCTGCCTCAATTTTGTAAACAATCTTGATCAGCAAGTGGATATTCTGGTGAATAATGCAGGACTTTCCCGTGGATTGGACCCTATATATGAGGGTAAAAAAGAAGACTGGGATGAGATGATCGACACTAACGTAAAGGGTTTATTAGCACTGAGCAGGCTGATCATTCCTCAGATGAAAGATAGAAATGAAGGCCATGTTATTAATATTGGTTCAATCGCCGGCCATGAGGTCTATCCGGGAGGGGTAGTCTATACTGCCACGAAACATGCTGTAAAAGCCATAACCGAGGCTTCAAAGCGTGACCTTCATGGTACAAAAGTACGAGTAAGTATGGTTTCGCCGGGATTGGTAGAAACTGAATTTTCTAAAGTTCGCTTCCATGGCGATGAAGAAAAAGCAGAAAATGTGTATAAAGGGATGCAAGCTCTTACTGCTCAGGATATTGCTGAGATCATTGTATTTACGGCTGACCGGCCACCTCATGTAAATATAATGGATACTATTGTGCTTCCGGTTGACCAGTCCTCATCCACTATGGTGCACAGAAATGAATAA
- a CDS encoding amidase family protein yields MEHLSFSEAQKKLSSGEIKLTDLVSEYRNRIEERNEEVNAMVFLNFDQAMEDAVRIQHKIDDGTAGSLAGMVMGIKDLIAEKGKKTTCASHILSNFESIYDATVIERLRAEDAIFIGRTNMDEFAMGSANQYSHHGPAKNPVDLTKVPGGSSGGSAAAVADNMVMAALGSDTGGSIRQPAAYCGIVGLKPTYGRVSRYGLVAFASSFDCIGPMTSNVEDAARILQVIAGYDKHDNTSSSQDTSDYLEAVRNPDAGIKIGVPEEYFSEGLDPEIRTGIEEKLDALKEKGAELIPISLPHTKYAIAIYYILATAEASSNLARYDGIRFGHRADKEKVMDDLNKEEAALTELIAEADGQEKINLQKELGKLDSPLIRLYKKSRTEGFGPEVKRRIMLGTYVLSSGYYDAYYGKAQKVRRLVQEDFKKAFDKVDVIVSPTAPTTAFDAGSKMDDPVQMYLNDVYTISANLAGICGISVPAGIHSDGLPYGIQFMADAFREDKVLNAGRLIEQL; encoded by the coding sequence TTGGAGCATTTGTCTTTTTCTGAAGCACAGAAAAAACTTTCATCTGGAGAAATAAAACTTACCGACCTGGTATCCGAATATCGAAATCGCATCGAGGAAAGAAATGAGGAGGTCAATGCTATGGTCTTCCTCAACTTCGATCAGGCGATGGAAGATGCTGTCAGGATCCAACATAAGATCGATGACGGAACCGCCGGCAGTCTGGCTGGTATGGTCATGGGTATAAAAGATCTGATCGCTGAAAAAGGGAAGAAAACCACCTGTGCTTCTCATATACTCAGTAATTTTGAAAGCATTTATGATGCTACTGTGATCGAGCGTCTGAGAGCAGAGGATGCGATCTTTATAGGAAGAACCAATATGGATGAGTTTGCCATGGGTTCTGCAAATCAGTATAGCCATCACGGTCCGGCTAAGAATCCGGTAGATCTTACTAAGGTTCCGGGTGGTTCATCCGGAGGTAGTGCTGCTGCCGTAGCCGATAACATGGTCATGGCTGCACTAGGTTCTGATACCGGTGGGTCGATCCGTCAACCGGCTGCCTATTGTGGTATTGTAGGACTTAAACCAACGTATGGAAGGGTTTCGAGATACGGACTGGTTGCTTTTGCATCCTCATTCGACTGCATTGGTCCAATGACCTCTAATGTCGAAGACGCTGCAAGGATCCTGCAGGTGATCGCCGGTTATGATAAACACGACAATACTTCCAGCAGCCAGGATACTTCCGATTACCTGGAAGCAGTCCGGAACCCGGATGCCGGTATTAAGATCGGAGTACCGGAAGAATATTTCAGTGAAGGTCTTGACCCTGAGATCAGAACCGGCATTGAGGAAAAACTTGATGCTCTTAAAGAAAAAGGAGCTGAATTAATACCTATCAGTCTTCCTCACACCAAATATGCAATTGCAATTTACTATATCCTCGCCACCGCGGAGGCTTCCAGTAACCTCGCAAGATACGATGGTATCCGCTTTGGGCATCGTGCAGACAAAGAGAAGGTGATGGACGATCTCAATAAAGAGGAAGCAGCACTAACTGAACTTATTGCTGAGGCAGATGGGCAGGAGAAGATTAATCTGCAGAAAGAACTTGGAAAACTGGATTCACCGCTTATCCGGTTATACAAAAAATCCAGAACCGAAGGCTTTGGCCCCGAAGTAAAAAGAAGGATCATGCTGGGTACCTATGTACTTAGTTCCGGCTACTATGATGCCTATTATGGAAAAGCTCAGAAAGTACGGCGCCTGGTACAGGAAGATTTCAAAAAAGCTTTTGATAAAGTGGATGTGATCGTATCACCCACCGCACCAACCACTGCCTTCGACGCCGGAAGCAAAATGGATGACCCGGTACAAATGTATCTGAATGATGTTTATACTATCTCTGCGAATCTTGCGGGTATTTGCGGGATCAGTGTGCCTGCAGGAATACATTCAGACGGTTTACCCTATGGCATTCAGTTTATGGCAGATGCTTTCAGGGAAGATAAAGTTTTGAATGCCGGCAGGCTTATAGAGCAACTCTAA
- a CDS encoding alpha/beta fold hydrolase, whose protein sequence is MLKKALILLLTLTVIAGILAYSFFQPDLDKKELISKYTDQNSSFIDIDGTRVHYRVEGNGPDLLLIHGTASSLHTWNGWVNELSSDFRIIRLDLPGFGLTGPHSDRNYSAQFYTGFVSEFLDSLRIDSVYVAGNSLGGNIVWNLALTDSSRVKKLILIDPSGYPDETTPTIIRLARTPVISGLLRYVTPKFVIRGNIKGVYYRDDRVTEELVDRYYDLSLFPGNRQAFIDKSRQKTTDRSHLIPSLKIPVLIQWGEYDEWIPLVNAYRFHEALPQSELILYQAGHVPMEEIPELTASDARSFLLSQ, encoded by the coding sequence GTGCTAAAAAAGGCGCTCATCCTATTACTCACCCTCACCGTAATTGCGGGAATCTTAGCTTATTCATTTTTTCAGCCAGACCTGGATAAAAAAGAGCTGATCAGTAAATACACCGATCAGAACAGTTCGTTCATCGATATTGACGGGACACGTGTTCACTATCGCGTGGAAGGAAACGGGCCCGACCTCTTGCTGATCCATGGAACCGCATCTTCTCTTCATACGTGGAATGGCTGGGTAAACGAACTAAGTTCCGATTTCCGTATCATCCGTCTTGACCTTCCCGGCTTTGGTTTAACCGGTCCCCATTCCGACAGAAATTATTCTGCTCAGTTTTATACCGGATTTGTTTCTGAGTTCCTGGATAGTCTCAGGATCGATTCTGTTTATGTAGCCGGCAACTCACTTGGCGGGAACATAGTCTGGAATCTGGCTCTGACCGACAGCAGTCGGGTAAAAAAACTTATCCTCATTGATCCCAGCGGTTATCCGGATGAAACTACTCCCACGATCATCAGGCTGGCAAGAACTCCGGTAATTTCGGGCTTATTAAGATATGTAACACCAAAGTTCGTGATCCGCGGTAATATAAAAGGAGTTTATTATCGTGATGACCGGGTTACCGAAGAACTAGTGGACCGGTATTATGATCTTAGCCTTTTTCCCGGTAACAGGCAGGCTTTTATTGATAAGTCCCGACAAAAAACAACAGACCGGTCACATCTGATCCCATCGCTCAAAATTCCGGTTCTCATTCAGTGGGGAGAGTATGATGAATGGATACCCCTTGTAAATGCTTACAGGTTTCATGAAGCTCTTCCCCAGTCTGAACTGATCTTATATCAGGCCGGACATGTACCTATGGAAGAAATTCCTGAATTAACCGCTTCTGATGCCCGCTCTTTCCTTCTATCTCAGTGA
- a CDS encoding DUF4199 domain-containing protein translates to MTEIKWGLIFVVTALVWMMFEKAMGWHGDNIEKHATMTNLFAIIAIAVYILALRDKKRNDLNGNMSWTQGFMSGMIITAVVFVLSPVSQWITHTLISPEYFPNIIDYSLQQGYYEERAGAEAYFSLTSYIIQAAIGALLMGSLTSAIVAFFMKSKSPDISSETE, encoded by the coding sequence ATGACTGAAATTAAGTGGGGACTCATTTTTGTAGTTACTGCCCTGGTTTGGATGATGTTCGAAAAAGCTATGGGATGGCATGGAGATAACATCGAAAAGCATGCAACCATGACCAATTTATTTGCTATCATCGCGATCGCAGTATATATATTAGCACTCCGGGATAAAAAACGTAATGATCTGAACGGTAATATGAGTTGGACACAGGGGTTTATGAGTGGTATGATCATTACTGCCGTGGTATTTGTACTAAGTCCGGTCTCTCAGTGGATCACACATACCCTGATCTCGCCTGAGTATTTTCCCAATATTATAGATTATTCCCTGCAGCAGGGATACTATGAAGAAAGGGCCGGTGCGGAAGCCTATTTCAGTCTTACAAGTTATATTATACAAGCTGCGATCGGTGCACTGCTCATGGGTTCTTTGACCTCAGCAATTGTTGCTTTCTTTATGAAAAGCAAAAGCCCCGATATATCATCGGAAACGGAGTGA
- a CDS encoding BamA/TamA family outer membrane protein: MHSNKYHYRQLTLLLIFLSLLLSFPTVLHAQTTGSESNTEDVVRRVRFAGNRNIKDRTLETLVRTRTNREFLGVPRFTPWYFIWKVSGGRFGEDPAYLDRAVVANDIERIRLYYESQGFLNVSVDTTVIEYRTDKIEVSFLIDEGDPSIINTVTYRGMPFFEDTGKRINFFRESPLTGGLLNDTTFTVDQQYKSQALTNEQNRIITFLKNNGFASIQRDSVIALVKKDQDDPLQLDVQYRIRPGKIYRFGDVDVKLADTESPDNYSQRDTLSGKPYTTDSSRVITMSKEPGAQSKFTLLSDQILFEPGAVYNHSLYLETVNEYQNLGMLFIRRFGQSEDDIQPDYTKEFIPSYFDLQTLTKHRITTEFFGMLRYGFGTGFGVDYTNNNVFGNAENLSISANASFEFVSSRVLEENQVTDGQSRVFRQYELRTDYTVPRLQFPFRFLDNRPFFTRALTRYTLSYSRSDQLLFDINSDIRFNLQYEVNHTPRYTSFLDLLELDLVDTSPSDAYIRNLRNEFNSDTLVIRNGSEVRFDTLSNGQLVDSFELRRILNDFDPQVSSILRYTFRSANTDIIKRNFGYFSEYSVALGGNIPFLLDRFVITPDTLEGNLPSLLGLSENSLTYGRFIKLTADYRRYIPVSNNAVFAWRIFGGFAQPYGGSDVIPLNRRFFAGGSNDIRGWAPFQLGPGNISPDNVTINGGEIKLAAFTETRQTVIENFIGADWIGAWFVDAGNVWYGPKNDFRDDQNQDILEEGRFKFDRFYKQIAVGSGLGLRLDWQYLVVRFDFAFRVHDLDDGWFNNKKLFFSFGVGHSF, from the coding sequence TTGCACTCAAATAAATATCATTATCGTCAGCTGACTCTACTGCTTATCTTTCTGTCTTTACTGCTTTCTTTTCCTACTGTGTTACATGCACAAACCACGGGATCAGAAAGTAACACAGAAGATGTTGTGAGAAGAGTGCGGTTTGCCGGGAATCGCAATATCAAGGACCGTACGCTCGAAACTCTCGTCCGTACCCGCACTAACCGCGAGTTCCTGGGAGTTCCCCGGTTTACTCCCTGGTATTTTATATGGAAGGTATCCGGAGGGCGTTTTGGTGAAGATCCTGCCTATCTGGATCGGGCTGTAGTAGCTAATGATATCGAAAGAATCCGGCTCTATTATGAGTCACAGGGATTCCTGAATGTCAGTGTAGATACCACTGTGATCGAGTACCGCACGGATAAGATAGAAGTTTCTTTTCTTATCGATGAAGGTGATCCCTCCATCATAAATACAGTTACCTACCGGGGCATGCCTTTTTTCGAAGATACCGGCAAAAGAATTAATTTTTTCAGGGAAAGCCCCTTGACGGGAGGTCTGCTTAATGATACTACCTTCACCGTTGATCAACAGTATAAATCCCAAGCTCTGACCAATGAACAGAACCGGATCATTACTTTTCTGAAAAATAATGGATTTGCTTCTATTCAAAGAGACTCTGTGATCGCTCTGGTAAAAAAAGACCAGGACGATCCTCTGCAACTGGATGTACAATACCGGATCCGACCGGGAAAAATCTATCGTTTTGGCGATGTTGACGTTAAACTTGCAGATACTGAAAGTCCTGATAATTATTCTCAGCGGGATACTCTCTCAGGAAAGCCTTATACCACGGATTCATCCCGGGTTATCACTATGAGTAAAGAGCCGGGTGCTCAATCCAAGTTCACGCTCCTGTCCGACCAGATCCTGTTCGAACCGGGCGCTGTTTATAATCACTCCCTCTACCTGGAAACTGTAAATGAGTATCAGAACCTGGGTATGCTTTTTATACGCCGCTTTGGGCAAAGTGAAGATGATATTCAGCCGGACTATACTAAAGAATTCATTCCTTCCTACTTTGATCTTCAAACGCTTACCAAACACCGTATTACCACAGAGTTCTTCGGAATGCTGAGATACGGATTTGGTACCGGTTTTGGGGTCGATTATACCAATAATAATGTTTTCGGGAATGCCGAGAACCTGTCTATAAGTGCTAATGCTAGTTTTGAGTTTGTCAGCTCCAGAGTACTTGAGGAGAATCAGGTAACTGACGGTCAGTCAAGGGTTTTTAGGCAATATGAATTGAGAACGGATTATACGGTACCCCGTCTTCAGTTTCCCTTTCGTTTTCTGGATAACCGCCCATTCTTTACACGTGCCCTTACCCGTTATACACTTTCTTATTCCCGATCCGATCAGCTGCTGTTTGATATAAATTCCGATATTCGATTTAACCTTCAGTATGAGGTTAATCATACTCCGCGTTATACTTCGTTCCTGGATCTTCTTGAACTAGACCTGGTAGATACCAGTCCTTCCGATGCTTATATCCGCAATCTCAGAAATGAATTTAATTCTGACACTCTGGTGATCAGAAATGGCAGTGAAGTACGATTCGACACACTTAGCAATGGGCAGCTGGTAGATTCCTTTGAATTAAGACGGATCCTGAATGATTTCGACCCTCAGGTATCATCGATACTGCGTTATACTTTCCGAAGTGCAAATACTGATATCATAAAAAGGAATTTTGGATATTTCAGTGAATATTCGGTGGCATTGGGTGGAAATATTCCATTTCTGCTCGATCGTTTTGTGATCACTCCGGATACCCTTGAAGGCAACCTTCCCTCGTTGCTGGGACTTAGTGAGAACAGTCTGACCTATGGCCGATTTATCAAACTCACCGCAGATTACCGCAGGTACATACCCGTATCAAATAATGCCGTATTTGCCTGGAGGATCTTCGGCGGATTTGCCCAACCTTATGGAGGATCCGATGTAATTCCGCTGAACCGACGATTCTTTGCCGGAGGATCGAATGACATACGAGGCTGGGCACCTTTTCAGCTGGGTCCCGGCAACATTTCCCCTGATAACGTAACCATAAATGGTGGTGAGATTAAACTGGCAGCCTTTACTGAGACCCGTCAAACTGTGATAGAGAATTTTATTGGTGCTGACTGGATCGGGGCCTGGTTTGTGGATGCAGGTAATGTATGGTATGGTCCGAAAAATGATTTCCGGGATGATCAGAATCAGGATATTCTGGAAGAAGGGCGTTTTAAATTTGATCGATTTTATAAACAAATAGCCGTAGGTAGCGGGTTGGGACTCCGGCTGGACTGGCAATATCTGGTAGTACGGTTTGATTTTGCCTTCCGGGTACACGACCTTGATGACGGATGGTTCAATAACAAGAAATTGTTTTTTAGTTTTGGTGTAGGCCACTCATTTTAA
- the rlmD gene encoding 23S rRNA (uracil(1939)-C(5))-methyltransferase RlmD: MAVKKGQEIELEIESAAFKGKGVGKFEGMAVFVHGTAPGDKVKARVFKKKKKFCEAKLLEILEPSPDRIEPKCRHAKVCGGCSWQHLPYDKQVQYKGEQVRDHMVRIGGLEPSIVKDAMGARNEFYYRNKMEYSISSKRWLTEEEINRDEFVDDTAFAAGLHAPGRFDKILNLQECHLQVPESYEILDFVRSYCEENDIPPFDIMNKEGYLRHLMIRNSYHTDDFMVNIVTYQDDEEIIRKLSAALLEEFPFISTIVNNVNDTKSPTAVGRFENVIHGPGYIVDKIGDYTFKIHPNAFFQTNTKQAETLYSVARDYAELKDGDVIYDLYCGVGTLSLFVSPKAKKVVGIELVDVAIENARFNAEENEIDNVSFVLGDMKDVFTTEMTEEYGAPDVLITDPPRAGMHQDVVERLIELKVPRLVYVSCNSSTMARDLKLLSECYEVQEVQPVDMFPQTWHIEAVAKLRLK, translated from the coding sequence ATGGCAGTTAAAAAAGGACAGGAAATTGAATTAGAGATTGAATCAGCTGCGTTTAAAGGTAAGGGAGTAGGAAAATTTGAGGGAATGGCCGTATTTGTACACGGAACAGCTCCCGGAGATAAGGTCAAGGCCAGAGTATTTAAAAAGAAAAAGAAATTTTGCGAAGCTAAACTGCTGGAGATCCTTGAACCAAGTCCTGACAGAATAGAACCTAAGTGCCGACACGCTAAAGTATGTGGAGGTTGCAGCTGGCAGCATCTTCCTTATGACAAACAGGTGCAGTACAAGGGCGAGCAGGTCAGAGATCATATGGTGCGTATTGGCGGACTGGAACCATCCATTGTCAAAGATGCTATGGGTGCCAGGAATGAATTTTATTACCGGAATAAAATGGAATACAGCATCAGCAGTAAGCGCTGGCTGACGGAAGAAGAAATAAACCGGGATGAATTTGTTGACGATACTGCCTTTGCTGCGGGGCTGCATGCACCAGGGCGGTTCGACAAGATCCTGAATTTGCAGGAATGCCATCTGCAGGTGCCTGAATCCTACGAGATACTCGATTTTGTACGCAGTTATTGCGAGGAAAATGACATCCCCCCTTTTGATATCATGAATAAGGAAGGCTATCTCCGTCATCTTATGATCCGTAATTCCTATCATACAGATGACTTTATGGTCAACATAGTGACTTATCAGGATGATGAAGAGATCATCCGGAAACTTTCGGCCGCTTTACTGGAAGAGTTTCCCTTCATTTCGACTATAGTGAATAATGTGAATGATACTAAAAGTCCTACAGCGGTTGGTCGCTTTGAGAATGTGATCCATGGTCCCGGGTATATAGTCGACAAGATCGGTGACTATACCTTTAAAATCCATCCCAACGCTTTCTTTCAGACCAATACCAAACAGGCTGAGACTTTATATTCTGTAGCAAGAGATTATGCGGAGTTGAAGGATGGGGATGTCATATATGATTTGTATTGCGGAGTCGGCACCCTGAGTTTGTTTGTCAGTCCTAAAGCAAAAAAAGTAGTAGGTATTGAACTCGTCGACGTGGCGATAGAAAACGCTCGTTTTAACGCGGAAGAAAATGAAATAGATAATGTATCCTTTGTTCTTGGCGATATGAAAGATGTTTTCACAACTGAAATGACAGAGGAATACGGAGCTCCGGATGTGCTCATCACTGATCCGCCAAGAGCCGGAATGCATCAGGATGTTGTGGAAAGACTGATAGAATTAAAAGTGCCACGACTGGTTTATGTGAGCTGCAACAGCAGTACCATGGCCCGCGATTTAAAATTGTTATCGGAGTGCTATGAAGTACAGGAAGTACAGCCGGTCGATATGTTTCCGCAGACCTGGCATATTGAAGCGGTTGCTAAGTTAAGATTGAAGTAG
- a CDS encoding twin-arginine translocase TatA/TatE family subunit, whose protein sequence is MGSIGAPEILIVAVIILLLFGAKRIPELARGLGQGIKEFKDASNDIKKEIEDSSRDIKDTVNQKESNKNS, encoded by the coding sequence ATGGGTAGCATTGGAGCTCCTGAAATTCTAATAGTCGCTGTTATTATCCTTTTATTGTTTGGTGCTAAGCGCATTCCAGAACTGGCTCGCGGCCTAGGTCAGGGTATTAAAGAGTTTAAAGACGCATCAAATGATATCAAAAAAGAGATCGAAGACAGTTCACGAGATATCAAAGATACCGTCAATCAGAAAGAATCGAATAAGAATTCCTAA
- a CDS encoding DUF2795 domain-containing protein: MIWTVELAAALDDAPFPATREELIEWAERNGLPMQVIANLEELEEIDQGEETIYEGIEDIWPDYIRKEDFFHNEEDEGFDYDDV; encoded by the coding sequence ATGATTTGGACCGTTGAACTAGCAGCAGCATTAGACGATGCACCCTTTCCCGCAACCAGGGAAGAACTTATTGAATGGGCCGAGAGGAACGGGTTGCCCATGCAGGTAATTGCGAATCTTGAAGAACTGGAAGAGATTGACCAGGGAGAGGAAACTATCTACGAAGGAATTGAAGATATCTGGCCTGATTATATCCGTAAAGAGGATTTCTTTCATAATGAAGAAGACGAAGGCTTTGATTACGATGATGTTTAA
- a CDS encoding cyclic nucleotide-binding domain-containing protein, with translation MFKKFRRLKTHSDLVFNSGFLSNLSPVQRYEFLQLCHKRSYKQGEFVFYKNDPGTGMYFIEKGKVQLTIDIPDETIPANENEGIILKCPNNFGALSIGYELRRKSSARCLTDCDLLGFFKPDFEVLRDRHPQIAVKYLQTLTNIALKQLESTTNRLSELSDEQTALQLQFDTYYQDLNTDSIE, from the coding sequence ATGTTTAAAAAATTCAGACGCCTCAAAACACATTCTGACCTGGTATTCAACAGTGGTTTTCTCTCAAACCTCTCCCCTGTTCAAAGGTATGAGTTCCTGCAGTTATGCCATAAAAGAAGCTACAAGCAAGGTGAATTCGTATTCTACAAAAACGACCCCGGAACAGGAATGTATTTTATTGAAAAAGGTAAAGTTCAGCTCACCATTGATATCCCGGATGAAACTATACCTGCCAATGAAAATGAAGGTATCATCCTTAAATGCCCGAATAATTTTGGCGCTTTATCGATCGGTTACGAACTAAGGAGAAAGTCATCCGCAAGATGTCTGACCGACTGTGATCTCCTTGGGTTCTTTAAACCTGATTTTGAAGTGCTTAGAGACCGGCATCCGCAGATCGCAGTTAAATATCTCCAGACGCTTACGAATATCGCTCTTAAACAACTCGAAAGTACCACGAACAGGTTAAGTGAACTATCGGATGAACAGACTGCATTACAACTACAATTTGATACTTACTATCAGGATTTAAATACGGACTCGATCGAATAA
- a CDS encoding THUMP-like domain-containing protein yields the protein MHELLTRPDIKQFIREHEKDDVAELMLNRSRYPELPMTEIAGQIKSRRKAKDKLPEWYANENVIFPPHHRLQQSSSELTARYKASFYTGDRFLDLTGGTGIDSYYLLEKFQSGVIVEPDPEMAALLRHNLKVLGIRHAEVLEMTAENYLQNHSDTFDLIYLDPSRRDEDHNRVFLLEDCSPDVIILQQELIKRSEQVLIKASPMLDHHLAAEQLNHTEQITILSVEGEVKELLYHLRRGFTSEFTILCKDIGTDLIKSLEFKGTEEDAASVEYRMPGEFLYDPMRTIRKAGAFKLIGEKYDLQKLEVNTHLYTSDIHVAGFPGRTFKIIEVLKIDRKLLRKAAGRKQVNLATRNYATDVSKLRKKLGVTDGGTLFAFAAQTLDGYRLILCKKV from the coding sequence ATGCATGAGCTATTAACCCGACCGGATATTAAACAATTCATCAGAGAGCACGAAAAAGATGATGTAGCTGAATTGATGCTTAACCGCTCTCGCTATCCTGAGCTTCCTATGACTGAGATCGCAGGTCAGATTAAATCCCGAAGGAAAGCAAAGGATAAATTACCTGAATGGTATGCTAATGAAAATGTGATCTTTCCGCCACACCATAGGCTGCAACAGTCCTCTTCAGAATTGACTGCCAGGTATAAAGCTTCTTTCTACACCGGTGATCGTTTTCTGGACCTGACCGGGGGCACCGGTATAGATTCTTATTATTTGCTTGAAAAGTTCCAATCCGGTGTGATCGTGGAACCGGATCCGGAAATGGCAGCTCTTCTCAGGCATAACCTGAAAGTATTGGGGATTCGTCATGCTGAAGTACTTGAAATGACAGCCGAAAACTATTTACAGAATCATTCAGATACCTTCGATCTGATCTACCTGGATCCTTCCAGACGTGATGAAGACCATAACCGCGTATTTTTACTTGAGGACTGTTCGCCGGATGTGATCATACTGCAACAAGAATTAATCAAAAGATCCGAACAGGTCCTGATCAAGGCCTCACCGATGCTGGATCATCATCTTGCTGCTGAGCAATTAAACCATACAGAGCAGATAACCATACTTTCGGTAGAAGGAGAAGTAAAAGAATTGTTATATCACCTCAGAAGAGGCTTTACCAGTGAGTTCACAATTCTCTGTAAGGATATTGGAACGGATCTAATTAAAAGTCTTGAGTTTAAGGGTACAGAGGAAGATGCAGCCTCTGTTGAATACCGAATGCCAGGGGAATTTTTATATGATCCAATGCGTACGATCCGAAAAGCAGGAGCTTTTAAGCTGATCGGGGAGAAATATGATCTGCAAAAACTGGAAGTAAATACCCACCTGTATACCTCAGATATTCATGTAGCAGGATTCCCTGGCAGAACATTTAAGATCATAGAGGTACTGAAAATTGATCGAAAATTATTGAGAAAAGCCGCAGGAAGGAAGCAGGTCAATCTTGCGACCCGAAACTACGCAACGGATGTTTCAAAGCTTAGAAAAAAACTGGGTGTCACTGATGGCGGGACACTGTTTGCATTTGCAGCCCAGACGCTGGATGGTTACCGGCTGATTCTTTGTAAGAAAGTCTGA